The following is a genomic window from Patescibacteria group bacterium.
ACCAAATCTTTAGCGTCCTTTAAGCCCATCTCGGTTAATTCACGGACTGCCTTAATAACCGCGATCTTATTTGAGCCGGCTTCGATTAATTCAACGTTGAAGCTGGTTTTTTCTTCAACCTCGGCGGCTGCCGTGGCTGGGCCGGCCATCATCATGGCCGGAGCGGCGGCGGAAACGCCGAATTTCTTTTCTAAAATTTTAACCAATTCGGCTAAATCCAAAACCGACATTTTTTCAATGGTCTCAACCAATGATTTGAATTTTTCAGGCACTTCAATTTGAGTGTCTTCGTTTTTAATTTCTTCTGGCATAAATTTTGTTTAATTATTTATTATATAAATTATTTATTTTTTCTCCCCGACTGCTTTTAAGACATTAACCAGATTTCTAATATTGCCGGCTAAAGCGTTAACCAAGCCGGAAACCGGCGCGTTGATTGAACCGACGATCTTAGCGTATAACTCCTGCTTAGACGGTAAAGTGGCTAAGTTAGCGACTTCGCTCATGCCAATATATTTATTCTCCAAAATGCCGCCGATAAATTCAATTTTTCCCTCTTTGTCTTTTTCTTTTTTAAATTGGCCGACTATCTTGGCCGGAGAAACTTCATCGCTATAGCCGAAAATCGCGGCGATTTGCCCTTCAAACTTCTTTATATCCAGGCCGGCGATTGCCTTGTCTTTTAAGGCCAGGCTGAATAAAGTTTTCTTGGCTACGTAATATTCATTATTTTCTTGGCGCAATTTCGCTCTTAAATCTTCGTTTTCTTTAACGGTTAAACCGCTGTATTTGGCGAAAATAATGGATTTGGCTTTGGCGATTTTATCGCCCAGCTCTCTTAAAATCGTTCTTTTTTGTTCTTTTGTCTTAGGCATATTCTAAATTTTAGTTTAAATTAAAAAAATCTGCGAAAAGCGCAGACTAAAAGATTAGCTAAGATTAGCTTTGTCTCGGCAGGATTTATTCCTCTTCTAGGAACCTGCTGTCTGCGACTATTTAAATTTACTTATAGTTTAACATTTTTATATTTTATGTCAAGAGCCCGGCCCTATTTTTCTTTGCTAAACAAATATTTTTGCCAAAAAAACATAATTAAGAATACTATTATCAATAAGATTACATCTGCCGCGTCCAGAGAGCTTCTAGCCATATAAATCAGTAGGCCCAATAATATCGGCGTTGTAAAAACGATTATGTCTGATATTAATTTATGAAAAACATTAAGATAAAGCACTAATTCAGTATTGTCTTCGCTTTTCCTCTTTTTTATTTCTGATCTGGTCATTTTCAGCCTAATTAAAAAGATAACCCCAAAAAACGCCAAAGGCACCATAGCTTTCATGAATAACGTAAAAATCGCGAAACGGTCGCCGGCGATAAAATAAAAAACGCAAAAAGCTATTAATAAAACGAGAAAAATTAAATTTAAAAAATCCAGTAATAAATCTTTAGACGACATAAAATTATTTTAAATATTTATACTTGTTTATATTATGCTCTTCTAAGGTCTTACTGTAAATAGTCTTGCCGGTCGACGGGTCGCTTAAAAAATAATTGTAGCCGGTAAATTCCGGATAGATCGCGGCTTTAATGGCGTTAAGTCCGGGGTTGGCAATCGGTCCGGACGGCAAGCCGCGGTACTTATAAGTATTATAAGGCGAATCAATCCTCGTGTCTTCATAACTATATTGCGCCTTGCTAACGCCTAGGATATAAGCAAGTGTAGCGCAGGACTCTAAGCCCTGGCCGTTTTTAATCCGGTCCCAAAAAATTCCAGAAACAATTTTCATATCCTCGGTTGACCTTACTTCTTTTTCAATTACCGAAGCCATGGTGACAATTTCATAAATCGTCTTTTTTTGCCTTTTAATTTCCGCTCTCATTTCCGGCGTTAGCTTTTTATCAAAATTATCCAGCATTTTAAAAATAACTCCCTCAACCGCGGTATCATTAAATATGCGGTAAGTGTCAGGAAATAAATAACCTTCTAAAGTCGCCTCCTTAGGCGCGTCATTAAAAAAATCCGGCTTAGCGAAACTGAATTTCCATCCGCTAAGCGGCGAGGCGGCTAAAGCCGTAAAATCTTTAGCCGAGATGATATTATTTTTTTCAAAATAAGAAGCGATGTCTTTATTATTCCAACCTTCAATTATCCTAATGGATTTTTCCCGGCTGACCGCCGCGCCTAAAGTTAATATTTTTATTATCTCTTTAGCGCTTAGCTTCGGGCTGATTAAATATTCGCCGGCTTTAATAATATCACCGGAGCCGATTTCATGCTTAAAATAAAATTCCGACCTGATCAAATTATTTATACGCAAATTTTTCGCTACCTGATTTATTGTTTCGCCTTTGCCCACTGAAAAAACTTGCTCTTGGCCGTTAGCGTCCACGGGCGAATTTAAATTTTGCCAATATAAAAAACCGCCGATCACGATAACCGCAACTATAATTATTAACTTTTTCAGCATAAATTATTTTTTAAGCGATCTTTTTTTAGCCGCCTCGGCGATTAAAGTTGAACTAGAACGAATTTTTTTTCCCATGCCTTTATCTATTATTTTAATATTCAAACGGCGACAAACAGGCGTCTCCGGAATATTGCTCGCATTTCGATCACCGCCTTTGGCAAATATATCGGGCTTTATTTTAGCTAGTGATTTACAGATTGAGGCGTCACGGTCAATAGAAAGAAAAACTTTATCCACCCATTTAATGGCTGAAACTATTTTCATCCGGTCGGCCTGATTTAAAAATGGCACTCTGCCTTTTAATTTTACTTGATAGTCGTTATTAACTATCACCACTAGCTGGTCGCCCAATTTCTTAGCTTTCTCTATCATCTCTAAATGGCCGACATGCAGAGGATTAAAATAGCCGCTGACGGCTACGGTAATTTTCTTTTTCATGTTTAATTATAGATTAATTTTTATATTATTATTTTATCAAATGAAGTTAATTCTGACAATGCTTGCTTTTAGCTGAAAAATGTGCTATAATTACTTTATAGTCAAAAGTTGACAAAAAACAAAAATAAAGATAAAAATAAAAATGGTTAAAAAAATAAGCGGGCGGCTGGCTTTTGCATATGGCGGCGGCTCAAAACAATCAATTAGGCTTAAATTCAAGTTATCTCTATTGGGTATGCTCGTAGGGATTTTTTTATTGCCTAATTCGGCTTATCTATCCGCGATTACTCCTGAAGAAATAATCGCCCTGACCAACCAAGAGAGGGTGGAGGCCGGCCTTAATGCCTTAACCGCCAACCAGCTATTAACTCAAGCCGCCATAGCCAAGGGCCAAGCCATTTTAGAATCCCAGACTTTTAAGCATAATATTGCTGACAGGAAATTTTCCTCATGGATCCGCGAAACCGGCTATAATTATTCTTACGTGGGTGAAAATTTAGCCATTGATTTTGTAACGAGC
Proteins encoded in this region:
- the rplL gene encoding 50S ribosomal protein L7/L12; the encoded protein is MPEEIKNEDTQIEVPEKFKSLVETIEKMSVLDLAELVKILEKKFGVSAAAPAMMMAGPATAAAEVEEKTSFNVELIEAGSNKIAVIKAVRELTEMGLKDAKDLVDGAPKMLKEGVKKEDAEAMKKRLEEAGAKVTLK
- the rplJ gene encoding 50S ribosomal protein L10, with the protein product MPKTKEQKRTILRELGDKIAKAKSIIFAKYSGLTVKENEDLRAKLRQENNEYYVAKKTLFSLALKDKAIAGLDIKKFEGQIAAIFGYSDEVSPAKIVGQFKKEKDKEGKIEFIGGILENKYIGMSEVANLATLPSKQELYAKIVGSINAPVSGLVNALAGNIRNLVNVLKAVGEKK
- the mltG gene encoding endolytic transglycosylase MltG — its product is MLKKLIIIVAVIVIGGFLYWQNLNSPVDANGQEQVFSVGKGETINQVAKNLRINNLIRSEFYFKHEIGSGDIIKAGEYLISPKLSAKEIIKILTLGAAVSREKSIRIIEGWNNKDIASYFEKNNIISAKDFTALAASPLSGWKFSFAKPDFFNDAPKEATLEGYLFPDTYRIFNDTAVEGVIFKMLDNFDKKLTPEMRAEIKRQKKTIYEIVTMASVIEKEVRSTEDMKIVSGIFWDRIKNGQGLESCATLAYILGVSKAQYSYEDTRIDSPYNTYKYRGLPSGPIANPGLNAIKAAIYPEFTGYNYFLSDPSTGKTIYSKTLEEHNINKYKYLK
- a CDS encoding adenylyltransferase/cytidyltransferase family protein; amino-acid sequence: MKKKITVAVSGYFNPLHVGHLEMIEKAKKLGDQLVVIVNNDYQVKLKGRVPFLNQADRMKIVSAIKWVDKVFLSIDRDASICKSLAKIKPDIFAKGGDRNASNIPETPVCRRLNIKIIDKGMGKKIRSSSTLIAEAAKKRSLKK